The Pseudoliparis swirei isolate HS2019 ecotype Mariana Trench chromosome 19, NWPU_hadal_v1, whole genome shotgun sequence genomic sequence caagaggaacgctatgaaattaagagaataactcttactctgggaaataattgaatacatatttgtggggaaatatatttagaaaaaaatatatattctgatgatgtttaggccagcagagaaggccttgctggccctgacggcccgccactgagtgTAAGCCACTCCATTTCTTACCCAGAGTTATCTCAGGGTTTTCACTAAACCATCAATAGTGGCCTGCATGGCACTATGGTCTGCCTCGCCACCAGTGGCCTTTATTTGATTCCCCAGTGTTGCTTAGTTTATGTTGGACAGGGCTTTAGAGTATGTGTAAAGGTATTTTTATCGAAGATTTGGCCATTAATATAATTTCCTTGACAGCAGCTCCCGTCCCTGCATATTtgattatacatttttttttaaaggattttataTTGAAAACACAAACTGTCTTTTGTCAGTAATGGACCTGTGGCCttaccattttttaaagcaataacTAAGGTTCTCTGGCTGgcgtaattattattattttgtagatTTCTTTTCCCCCTTATCATCCATGATACATTTGTTTAAGCCCCTAATATTGTGGTTTGTGATTAGAGTAATTTCAGGCAGGAATATGTACCACTTTTAAGATCTGAAGTTTGTATTGGTACTTTCTCTTACAATAAAGCATGTTTAACATGACCTTAGTTTAACCATCTATCCCTTTTTCACTTGCCAATGGCACAACAATGGCTGCAAattacatgtttatttatttccggGCAGATGGCTATATTTGTTTCTTGAAAGTTAACTGACTGGTTAATATTAGATTAGATCATGAAAAATAAGTCTAAATGTGCTCAACTGACTAACCTGAAGCCACAAAGGCAGAGGAAACATCGAGAACTAGAAACGTGATGATTTTAAAAGATTAATGCATTGAATGCTCAGTATGACCAGTTGTATAAGTTTTTCTTGGTAAAGAATAAAAAGTAAACACGAAGGACCTACATGTACCAGTTGAGATGCAATGTAATATATGCTGTATGTCGGCTGCTACTAAAATTTATAAAAATCTCTAACTTTTATATTAGAGTAGGCGACATGATTAAAACTACACAACTCACTCCTATTAATCACTACGTTAAGGGGAAATGTAAACATTAACTGAACCAAACATAATGACATTGTCTTAATAATAACACCGGCAACTGACAAACCAAGTTTGAAAAGAAGCAGAAGTGTTAACACCAAGCAGGTGGTTACTGCACACTTCCTGGCGTGAGAGCCAGAGGAAGATCGCATGATCTAATTGTAAATTAACTCCTACAAATGTTTAATTAATCCACACTACATGTTGAGGGCCAAAGTGAAACActtatgtccttctgtacacatgacatctattgcacctgtccatcctggagagggatcctcctctgttgctctcctgaaggtttcttccctttttccccgtgaagggttatttgggagtttttcctgatccgatgtgaggttctgggacagggatgtctatgtgtacagattataaagcactctgagacaaattagtaatttgtgaaattgggctatacaaataaactgaattgaattgaattgaattctgcAACATAATCCAGGAAAAGTGGAGAAAACCCTCCTATCTGCAGTTtttgtgcatttttatttattttgtattatgtatTCCTTAATAAATAGCATTCTGCAAGAAAACAATAAGTTGTTGTTTATTCACAAAAAAGTGCCTTTTTTTAAACGAGAGGTTTTGCTCTTCGGCCATCGATATGCGTGAGCATAATAGTTTATACTCCGACCCTAAATTAATACAGCCGTTTCATGAATAGATTTCAATACCGGCAAATGCTAACTTTAAATTACTTTGACATCAGGTGAGTAATACGATGACAGACATTGAAAAGATGTTTGAAAAAACAATGTAAGTGTTTTAAGAAAAACATTACGGTAAATATGCTCATAAGTTAGAAACAAGTACAACTTAAGTATCTTAAGATAATTGTAATACAAGAAAATATATTGTTATCctgtaatttaaatattttacaaGTAAATCTTCTGAGAAAATGTCCACAAATTGTAGAATACAAGAGTGAAACTGGTTTAAAATCCGAGCGATTTTCTAACTGTAAATTGCATTAAATTAAGATGAAAAGCCTCCTGGCCTCTTGAcagactcctccatctgtctttaaaatcaccCGCCTTTATGGAATTTGTCGAGGTCGATCTGAAAACATGACTTGGCCGtactccacctccatctccatctcggCTCTTTGCTGCAGCTGCCTCCCCGGTCGCTGCACCATCCTCACGTCGGCATAGATCAATTCCTGTTCACCTCCTTCTGCAGAGTGAaaggaaagagtggcacaaatatatatttaatgctgAGATATACCCAGTACTCCAATTATGTTCTGAAATACACATTTGAGGTACTTTACTGGAATCTATCATGACTACTTAATTCAATCAACTCCAACAATGAAATCCTGCTTTTATATTCATGCTAAATAAATTGGTATAACTGAATAACATATGTACATATTTCTGCATTGAGTTCTTCGACCTTTAATACTTTATGTACATTTTCCAGATGATTACATATGTTTTAGTATGCTAATGTTCAAGACTTGATGCAGATTTACATTTTCTCATGTGTAGTATTAAAACTAGAGATTTAGAGAAGGTTTATGTTCGGGAAAAGTAAGTTTTGTTTCATACCTTTaggtttgttgtttttctttttcctctgaGCACAGACTGCAGCCACCCCGACCACTAACAGAAGTAAAAGTGCAGCCAGTACATAGGCTGTTATTTGTAAGTAGACTGTTTCTGTAAAGAAAcaagagacacacatatatgtaagtTAGCGAACAAAGATATGGGAAATGAACGAAATGAATCAATTGCAGCAGATTTAGTTTTCACTTACTAATAATTTCCCATGAGTCTTCACTGGGTGGGTGAGTCAAAGTGTTATTGGAAGATGTGCTATTAGTGTTGGGCTTAATTGACACTGTGATGCCAGACTCCTTACCAGGATGGGAGGTTGCTGTGATTGTGGTGGAAGCTGCAGTTGGCTCAATACACTGCCGGGTATTATTGGCTGCATACACCCACTGGGATATGTGCGTCCCATTGGGTGAGGTGCAGTTAATGTATATGAAGCCTGTGGTAAAGGCAAAGATCATTGGCGGGTGTACAGCTAATCATAGGTATCGTTACCATCAGACTGCTGtcttctcacactctcactcaccacAGGTAGGTATGTTCACTTGCTTTAAGTCTCTACTGACGTTATTCCAGACCGAGCAGACCAGCCGTCCTGAGACGTGCTGTCTCAGAGTGATGTTGTGCGTCTCAGTGTTTCCAGAAAAGAGCTCAGAGTCTGTCAGAGCTTTTCCATCCAGAGTCCAGCTGTACTGAGGACTGTCCGCTCCCTGAGAGGAGCAggacacctccacctctccctggGACAGACACTGAGGGACCAGctggacagaggacacaggagctGAAGGGAACACTCAAATTACTTTTCATACCAACCTAACCTTTGTCATTCTAGAGTTTCTAATACAGAGCAGTCCAGACATTGATACACATGAACAGCACGTAGAATATGAGATGCATGTAATAAATAGTTATTTACCTTGAATGGTCAACTGTAGGGTCTGTACTGACTCGCGTCCCGTTAAATCAAAGATCTGAAGTCTATATTCACCACCATCAGTCCTGCTCAGTTGATAGATCACAAATGTTCCATTATTGGGAGTAAATAAGGATCTGTTTGCTATCAGATTAGATTCCAAGACATTCCTTCTCACATCCAGTATGATTTGGCTATTTTTCAACAATTGGTATCTAAGTATGTCAGAGTGGTTGTTCATCAGCTGGAGGACCACCGTTCCTCCCAAAGCTCCATAACACTGAGCTCTGTCCTGTCGGCCATCACAGTGGGTTACTACACCTGGACATTTTGgaacaaaaagataaaagtaTTTTAGTCTTATGCAAATCTAAAGCATCATTCGTGGGTTTAGTGCAGCTGAAATAATGTCATGTGGTATAACTCATATAACGCTTCTTAAACTTTCAAGTGACTTTAAGAGAAAAATAAGGGATCACAGTCAGGGATGAagtaatgtaatattaatattcagAAAGTTCCCCTCATGACTTGAGATCCATTTCCGATTTGCTATTTTTTATTAGAAATTacgatattttttaaaagctaCAGAACCTCAGGAGAGCTCAAATAGTTTCTAACAGCAGACTCTTCTGTCTTAGTTGATCAATAAAGCTGGTATTTCCTCAGAACCAAGTTATTTGATCTGCATCATTGGTGTGAATGTCGTGTTAAAAGTGAAATAGCTCACCGTGAGAGACTCCGAGTAGCATCACTACCAATCCAACCACAGCTTCCATGTCTCCTCAGTGTTCAGCCTCTGTTGACTCAGCAGCTTACAGACAAATGTTTCTCCTTTTACCCCAAAAGCAGACATGCACATCTTACTGAAGAGCCTGAAATGTGTCCCGTCAGGGAACCAACTCTGAAGAGACTGTGTAAAAACGTAATAGCGACCAGAGCATTGTTGTATTCGTCTTTTAATAGGCACAGAAGAGAAAAGGAAGTGACATGAGTTTCACTTCCCCCTTTAGCCTCCAACCACATGACCTTTGTAGGCGATAGACTGAGTGGAAGAGAGGGACACATTCCTCCTTCCTGTTGAAAGAGGATTTGAGATAGCAGCAGCTGGTATTTGTTATCCCTCCATCTCAATATTTCCAATAAATTGAGTATATGATACATCCTCTCAATCATCTCTTAATGAATGATTACAAGTTCAATTCAACCAAACATTGTCTGAACCTCTCAAACTGCCTCTGTCACATAAAGTATTTACATAaacaaaattatattttaaattctGATTATTGAAATCTTCAGATTaagatttttaaataattatacattattatttctattataAATAAAGGAAGTTACATGCACATATGTGCGTGTATTGGATTGTACAGGCTTAATGTTCATTTCAACTGCATAATGATACATTTCAGATAAACTCACTGAAGGTTAAAGAGTGAAAATAAAGAGTTAGGATCCACTAAACTCTTTGAAGCTCATATAATCAATTGAGTGGACATACATTTCAGTTTGTATCATGTAACCTTGAATACTTGAATACTGCAGTAAAAATGAAATGATAGTTATATTTTTAGTACATGATGTCAGCCTCAATGTCAGAGCAGCATTATACAGCTTCATCAATTATTATTAGTCAATTAATGCTGCTGTTTCTTCAGGATACATCAGGTCTTTGCTATTTGACCAAGCAAAATGTCCTACTTTTTATTCCTGTGACAAAAGTATTCTGTGTTTTGTCAGATGTGTAAAACAAAGTAATAAAGGTGATGAGGAGGTCGGACCATGAGGCAGGAGGATATGCCCAGGCCAGGAACAAGTAggcaggaggaaaaaaacaggGCCAAGGAGTCAGGAGGCAGGGACCAGGAGCCAGGACCGGTTCCAGACACAAACACCATCCATTGAAACCTGAGAGGCGAtaaggcacaaagactctggggaggaagcagagttagtaatgtgcaatggagagacgtaaatgtgtccataaggagagagagagaagaggagagaggtgctcagtgtatcctaaacgtcccccagcagctataagcctatagcagcatatctaggggctggaccaggtgaacctgattcagcccgaactataagctctgtcaaagaggaaagtcttaagtctactcttaaatgaggtgactgtgtctgcctccagactgaaggtggaagctggttccataaaagaggagcttgataactgaaggctctggctcccattctactttttaagactctaggaaccacaagtaaccccacatttagtgagcgcagtggtactacaagctccttaagatatggtggagcatcaccaatcaaggctttgtaggtgaggagaagaattttaaatgtgattcttgattttatgggtagccagtgcagagcagataatgcaggagtgatgtgatctattctcttagttttagtgagaacacgagctgcagcgttctggatcaactggagggacctaagagacttattagagcagcctgataataaggagttgcagtaatccagtctagaagtaacgaacgcgtgaacaggtttttctgcatctttttgagacaaaaatgcatctgatttttgaaatattacgtagatgaaaaaatgcagtccttgagatttgctttacgtgggagttaaaggacaagtcccgatcaaagataacgccaagattctttacagtggtgttggatgccagggcaatgccgtctacagaaaccacatcaccagataattgatctctgaggtgttcagagCCGAGTacaattacttcggttttgtctgagtttaacatcaagaagttgcagatcATGCAGGTTTCTATTTCGCTAAGACATTTGAGCTCACCTAAACAATGTATCATGTCACCCTCCTATCTCTAAGTTCAACTTgattacattcaattcaattaaaatggGCTTTATTGGCATGAAAATTCCAAGAACAATGTTTCTGAAgcattaaactaaatgtctctTCAGACTCTGGCGACTGttgattaaatacaaatatccaAAACATGAACACTTTTGACATTGCACTGACCTCTATTTGTAATTATTAATGgatgagaaaaacacaaaataatttaCATAACTCAATCTTTAGGAGATAAACACTTAAGTAATACATGTGACTATGCATGAACATTATATGGTctttaatacacatttaaatgcaaCATCTACATTTTTAGAATATGCATAGCTTCTAAGTCAAGTACCTGTTAGTTTGTAAACGTGTCGCTTCAGAAATCTCCGCTCCAGGACCAGCCGGCTCCGGAACAGTTTCTTCCACTCAGCTGTCAACATCCTGAACTCTGCCCCACGGTGATACCATCCATCCCCAAATCACCACCACAACTCCACCCCCACACACTTGGCGCCTTcacatttatgtatgtatatatatacaaaatatcctatctctaaatattagaatattgtatatatatatatatgtatgtatatatgtatatacgtatatatatatatatatatatatatatgtgtatgtgtgtatgtatgtgtatatatatgtatggactGTATG encodes the following:
- the LOC130210218 gene encoding uncharacterized protein LOC130210218 isoform X3, which codes for MEAVVGLVVMLLGVSHGVVTHCDGRQDRAQCYGALGGTVVLQLMNNHSDILRYQLLKNSQIILDVRRNVLESNLIANRSLFTPNNGTFVIYQLSRTDGGEYRLQIFDLTGRESVQTLQLTIQAPVSSVQLVPQCLSQGEVEVSCSSQGADSPQYSWTLDGKALTDSELFSGNTETHNITLRQHVSGRLVCSVWNNVSRDLKQVNIPTCGFIYINCTSPNGTHISQWVYAANNTRQCIEPTAASTTITATSHPVVGVAAVCAQRKKKNNKPKEGGEQELIYADVRMVQRPGRQLQQRAEMEMEVEYGQVMFSDRPRQIP
- the LOC130210218 gene encoding uncharacterized protein LOC130210218 isoform X2; translation: MEAVVGLVVMLLGVSHGVVTHCDGRQDRAQCYGALGGTVVLQLMNNHSDILRYQLLKNSQIILDVRRNVLESNLIANRSLFTPNNGTFVIYQLSRTDGGEYRLQIFDLTGRESVQTLQLTIQAPVSSVQLVPQCLSQGEVEVSCSSQGADSPQYSWTLDGKALTDSELFSGNTETHNITLRQHVSGRLVCSVWNNVSRDLKQVNIPTCGFIYINCTSPNGTHISQWVYAANNTRQCIEPTAASTTITATSHPAYVLAALLLLLVVGVAAVCAQRKKKNNKPKEGGEQELIYADVRMVQRPGRQLQQRAEMEMEVEYGQVMFSDRPRQIP
- the LOC130210218 gene encoding uncharacterized protein LOC130210218 isoform X1, which codes for MEAVVGLVVMLLGVSHGVVTHCDGRQDRAQCYGALGGTVVLQLMNNHSDILRYQLLKNSQIILDVRRNVLESNLIANRSLFTPNNGTFVIYQLSRTDGGEYRLQIFDLTGRESVQTLQLTIQAPVSSVQLVPQCLSQGEVEVSCSSQGADSPQYSWTLDGKALTDSELFSGNTETHNITLRQHVSGRLVCSVWNNVSRDLKQVNIPTCGFIYINCTSPNGTHISQWVYAANNTRQCIEPTAASTTITATSHPETVYLQITAYVLAALLLLLVVGVAAVCAQRKKKNNKPKEGGEQELIYADVRMVQRPGRQLQQRAEMEMEVEYGQVMFSDRPRQIP